The following proteins come from a genomic window of Pirellula staleyi DSM 6068:
- a CDS encoding thermonuclease family protein — MNVSSPVARQRRVIRRRWTISRMISGALGAAIVATLAILYGRALFTPPSEIDGEPLVAGAARVLYVIDGDTLQIEQQQPTGVVRRRVRLIGIDTPELGRTDAPLKAATADQPFAREAAELLRQLTAEREVRLELDRRRRDRYGRSLAYLYVDKRLVQEELLRRGLAVVDAFPGDSASMAKRLEIAEQDARKHQRGQWQKQ, encoded by the coding sequence GTGAATGTTTCATCCCCCGTCGCTCGGCAACGACGTGTGATTCGCCGCCGCTGGACGATCTCGCGCATGATCTCCGGCGCACTGGGAGCGGCGATCGTAGCGACACTGGCGATTCTCTATGGCCGCGCGCTCTTCACGCCGCCGTCAGAAATCGATGGCGAGCCACTGGTGGCTGGCGCGGCACGTGTGCTCTACGTCATCGATGGCGATACGCTACAGATCGAGCAACAACAGCCGACCGGAGTGGTGCGCCGTCGCGTACGCCTGATCGGGATCGATACGCCCGAACTGGGTCGCACGGACGCGCCGCTGAAAGCCGCCACCGCCGATCAGCCCTTCGCCCGCGAGGCGGCGGAATTGCTGCGGCAACTGACAGCCGAGCGAGAGGTTCGGCTGGAACTCGATCGACGGCGGCGAGATCGCTATGGACGATCACTCGCCTATCTCTACGTCGACAAGCGGCTGGTTCAAGAAGAACTGCTGCGGCGTGGTCTTGCGGTGGTCGATGCTTTTCCGGGTGACTCTGCGAGCATGGCCAAGCGTCTGGAAATCGCCGAGCAAGATGCTCGCAAGCATCAGCGCGGCCAGTGGCAAAAACAATAA
- a CDS encoding HNH endonuclease produces the protein MMVEVDEPDAPYHPVLSSSVLVLNRSYRAVHIVSVRRAFIMLFRECAEVIHTEDGSYTNYDFTTWCEISEFQAQEKRPHDDWVKAVQFEILVPRIIRLIDYDRIPEREVRYNRRQIFARDGNKCQYCGKRLPVQQLSLDHVMPRSRGGESSWENVVCSCLTCNTRKGGRTPQEAHMNLMTTPREPATNPLLNQKLSNPKYACWTPFLPGSSIAIEVSARF, from the coding sequence ATGATGGTTGAGGTGGATGAACCCGATGCGCCGTATCATCCGGTGCTTTCGTCGAGCGTACTGGTGCTCAACCGGTCGTATCGTGCAGTGCATATTGTGAGCGTGCGTCGCGCGTTCATCATGTTGTTTCGTGAGTGTGCCGAGGTGATTCACACCGAAGATGGCAGCTACACGAATTACGATTTCACGACGTGGTGCGAGATCAGCGAGTTTCAAGCGCAAGAGAAACGACCGCACGACGATTGGGTGAAAGCGGTTCAGTTCGAAATCTTAGTCCCGCGCATCATTCGGCTGATCGATTACGACCGCATTCCCGAACGTGAAGTGCGCTACAACCGTCGGCAGATCTTTGCCCGCGATGGAAACAAGTGTCAGTACTGCGGCAAGCGGTTGCCTGTGCAGCAACTGAGCCTCGATCATGTGATGCCGCGCAGTCGCGGCGGCGAGAGTAGCTGGGAAAATGTCGTTTGCTCGTGCCTGACGTGCAACACTCGCAAAGGTGGTCGCACGCCGCAAGAGGCTCACATGAACCTGATGACTACGCCGCGCGAGCCCGCCACCAATCCGCTGCTGAATCAAAAACTCTCGAATCCCAAATACGCCTGCTGGACTCCGTTTCTTCCCGGCAGCAGCATCGCCATCGAAGTGAGCGCCCGGTTTTAG
- a CDS encoding ferredoxin family protein yields MTHVVCKACFGCKHTDCVVVCPCDCFHEGDQMLYIDPDACIDCCACSSECPVEAIFIDDAVPADQLAFIQLNAEMVTQTPSITQKKKPLV; encoded by the coding sequence ATGACTCACGTCGTTTGCAAAGCTTGTTTTGGCTGTAAGCACACCGACTGCGTGGTGGTTTGCCCCTGCGACTGTTTTCACGAAGGAGATCAGATGCTCTACATCGATCCCGACGCCTGCATCGACTGCTGTGCCTGCAGCAGCGAGTGTCCCGTCGAAGCCATCTTCATCGACGATGCTGTCCCCGCCGATCAACTCGCCTTCATCCAGCTCAACGCCGAGATGGTCACCCAAACTCCAAGCATCACTCAGAAGAAAAAGCCGCTGGTATAG
- a CDS encoding dihydrofolate reductase family protein, with translation MKTQYYTASTLNGFLATTDHSLDWLMQFTVAGTSYDDFIRDVGALAMGSHTYEWVLHELGFTSDKPQQKWHYEQPTFVFTSRPLAAPPGVNVRFVSGDVRAVHDAMIEVAGTKNRWIVGGGELAGQFHDAGLLDELIIQITAVTLASGMPLLPRNIITPPLKLTSVQQYGDAFAELRYEVHKPAQAPAS, from the coding sequence TTGAAGACGCAGTATTACACCGCCTCGACCCTCAATGGCTTCCTGGCCACAACTGATCACTCGCTCGATTGGCTGATGCAATTCACCGTCGCGGGAACGAGTTACGACGATTTCATTCGCGACGTCGGAGCCCTTGCGATGGGCTCGCACACCTACGAGTGGGTGCTGCACGAACTCGGCTTCACCAGCGACAAGCCCCAGCAGAAGTGGCACTACGAGCAGCCGACGTTTGTCTTCACGTCACGCCCACTCGCAGCACCCCCGGGAGTGAATGTTCGCTTCGTATCGGGCGATGTGCGAGCAGTCCACGACGCCATGATCGAAGTTGCCGGGACCAAGAACCGCTGGATCGTCGGTGGCGGCGAGCTCGCCGGGCAGTTTCACGATGCAGGCCTCCTCGATGAACTGATCATTCAGATCACTGCGGTCACCCTCGCATCGGGCATGCCGCTGCTACCCCGCAACATCATCACCCCGCCGCTGAAGCTCACGAGCGTGCAGCAATACGGCGACGCTTTCGCCGAACTTCGTTACGAAGTTCACAAACCGGCGCAGGCCCCCGCTTCTTAG
- a CDS encoding ferredoxin family protein, whose translation MAHVVCQPCFGCKYTDCVVVCPVECFYEGEQILYIHPDECIDCEACVPECPVEAIFHQDNVPEDQKPFIELNAEMAPQSPSITEKKEPLAGN comes from the coding sequence ATGGCACACGTTGTTTGCCAGCCTTGCTTTGGCTGCAAGTACACCGATTGCGTGGTGGTTTGCCCCGTAGAATGCTTCTACGAAGGGGAGCAAATCCTCTATATCCACCCCGATGAATGCATCGACTGCGAAGCTTGCGTGCCGGAATGTCCGGTTGAAGCAATCTTCCATCAGGACAACGTTCCTGAAGATCAAAAGCCATTCATCGAGCTGAATGCCGAAATGGCTCCGCAGTCACCATCGATCACCGAGAAAAAAGAACCTCTCGCTGGTAACTAA
- a CDS encoding sigma-70 family RNA polymerase sigma factor: MALSEIDRSLLQRCLTRQPRAWEDFVDRFLGLVMHVVNHTTITRNLAFSAADAEDLVADVFYGILADDFAVLRRFRGESSLATYLTVVSRRIVVRELLKRRLPISLTDTSEMDNLAAGGGSLEQRVQDREEVEKLIDQLGGEEAHIVRLYHLEGKTYGEISKVTGVPENSIGPTLSRARAKMRRQNVDSAAG; the protein is encoded by the coding sequence GTGGCCCTTTCCGAAATCGACCGATCGCTTTTGCAGCGATGCCTCACCCGGCAACCGCGGGCGTGGGAAGACTTTGTCGACCGATTCCTGGGGCTGGTGATGCACGTTGTTAACCACACAACGATCACGCGCAATCTGGCATTTTCTGCTGCCGACGCTGAAGACCTTGTCGCCGATGTGTTTTATGGCATCCTGGCCGACGATTTTGCTGTCCTTCGCCGATTTCGTGGGGAAAGCAGCCTGGCGACCTATCTGACTGTGGTATCGCGGCGGATCGTCGTTCGCGAACTGCTGAAACGACGTCTACCAATCAGTTTGACCGACACCAGCGAGATGGATAATCTCGCTGCGGGGGGCGGATCGCTTGAACAGCGTGTGCAGGATCGCGAAGAAGTCGAAAAGTTGATCGACCAACTGGGTGGAGAAGAGGCCCACATCGTGCGGCTCTATCACCTCGAAGGAAAAACGTACGGCGAGATCAGCAAAGTGACCGGCGTTCCCGAAAACAGCATCGGACCTACGCTCAGCCGAGCCCGCGCCAAAATGCGTCGCCAAAATGTCGACTCGGCTGCTGGTTAA
- a CDS encoding DUF3656 domain-containing protein: MNAPSAASAAKPTSLRAPELLAPAGSRDAIRAAIENGADAVYFGLDSGFNARARAANFAPDELPEIMEQLHSRGVKGYVTLNTLIFPSELPVVEALVKQLTLAGVDAVLVQDLGLARLIRAITPDLPMHASTQMTLSSSQCIAMAEELGIERVVLPRELSLDEIRKIRSETTLPVEVFVHGALCVSYSGQYLTSESLGGRSANRGQCAQACRLPYDLVCDGKEVDLGDQKYLLSPQDLAAFSLIPELVEMGVASLKIEGRLKTPEYVANITRHYRQAIDQSVAGQPVDFTAQQIEEMELSFSRGFSVGWMRGCDHKMLVPATNSSKRGVFLGKIVGVRRETVVVQLASSIKRGDGVVFDCGKPVDDSQGGRVYEVFRGRESLEAPVSSGQVELAFAHGSIDFESLWVGQQVWKNDDPQLTIKLRKSFESLHPIRRMPIDIAVQATIGEPLKITVTAPGVAALQLASEENLQLARKHPLSEQTLRDQFDRLGGTPYELRNLSAVIQGEPMLPLSLLGKLRHAMTAALDAALRAHQPRHVSSGSALADLRSMLPPREAAKQSPQLALLCRTLDQLRAAVDLGLSTLYADLADIREYKEATAIAADKNVQLFLATTRIQKPDEMGIFRAIAKHCEGERRAAGILVRNLSGMRFFAERGTPWIADYSLNVANDLTAALLHEKGAQRITPSYDLNRDQLVDLVSAVPPAWLEVVVHQHMPMFHMEHCVFCAVLSPGTNKTNCGRPCDTHDVKLRDRVGMLHPLKADVGCRNTLFNATPQSAAEVVPQLLKLGVQTFRVELLDQKPDELPEIVGLYQQLLADEVSARDVWSKLKAANRTGVTRGTLEERRDPLAIL, translated from the coding sequence ATGAACGCTCCGTCCGCCGCTTCTGCTGCGAAGCCTACCTCGCTTCGCGCTCCCGAACTACTCGCACCAGCGGGGAGCCGGGATGCCATTCGTGCGGCTATCGAAAATGGGGCCGATGCGGTTTATTTCGGACTCGACAGCGGCTTCAATGCTCGCGCTCGCGCGGCGAACTTCGCCCCCGATGAGCTCCCCGAAATCATGGAGCAACTTCACAGCCGAGGGGTCAAAGGCTATGTCACGCTCAACACCTTGATCTTTCCGTCGGAATTGCCGGTCGTCGAAGCGCTCGTTAAGCAGCTGACACTTGCCGGCGTCGACGCCGTGCTGGTGCAAGATCTCGGTCTGGCGCGTTTGATTCGTGCGATCACCCCGGATCTGCCGATGCACGCCTCGACCCAGATGACCCTTTCGAGCAGCCAGTGCATCGCCATGGCGGAAGAACTCGGGATCGAGCGGGTCGTGCTGCCGCGTGAACTTTCGCTCGACGAGATTCGCAAGATTCGTAGTGAAACCACGTTGCCGGTCGAAGTGTTTGTGCACGGCGCGCTCTGCGTTTCCTATTCCGGCCAATACCTCACCAGCGAATCGCTCGGGGGACGTAGCGCTAATCGTGGCCAGTGCGCACAGGCTTGCCGCTTGCCCTACGATCTCGTTTGCGATGGCAAGGAGGTCGATCTGGGGGATCAAAAATATCTACTGAGCCCGCAAGACCTCGCCGCCTTTTCGCTCATTCCGGAACTCGTCGAGATGGGGGTCGCTTCGCTCAAGATCGAAGGCCGCCTGAAAACCCCCGAGTATGTCGCTAACATCACGCGCCACTATCGTCAGGCCATCGATCAAAGCGTGGCCGGCCAACCGGTCGATTTCACCGCGCAACAAATCGAAGAGATGGAGCTCTCATTTTCACGCGGCTTTTCGGTCGGCTGGATGCGCGGCTGCGATCATAAAATGCTCGTCCCCGCCACCAATTCCTCGAAGCGTGGCGTCTTCCTCGGCAAGATCGTCGGCGTCCGCCGCGAAACGGTCGTGGTGCAACTGGCGTCGAGTATCAAACGTGGCGATGGTGTTGTGTTCGACTGCGGCAAGCCGGTCGATGATTCGCAAGGTGGACGGGTCTATGAAGTCTTTCGCGGACGAGAGTCGCTCGAAGCGCCTGTCTCCTCAGGACAAGTCGAACTAGCGTTTGCCCACGGCTCGATCGATTTCGAGTCGCTCTGGGTCGGACAGCAAGTCTGGAAAAACGACGATCCGCAGCTGACAATCAAGCTCCGCAAATCATTTGAATCGCTCCATCCTATCCGGCGCATGCCGATCGATATCGCCGTGCAAGCCACTATCGGCGAGCCGCTGAAAATCACCGTCACCGCCCCTGGTGTCGCGGCGCTTCAGCTCGCGAGCGAAGAGAATCTACAGCTCGCGCGCAAACATCCTCTCTCCGAGCAAACTCTCCGCGATCAGTTCGATCGCTTGGGAGGCACGCCCTACGAGCTGCGGAATCTCTCCGCCGTGATCCAAGGGGAGCCGATGTTGCCCCTCAGCCTGCTCGGAAAATTGCGACACGCCATGACGGCCGCTCTCGACGCGGCTCTCCGGGCGCATCAGCCGCGGCATGTGTCCAGTGGCAGTGCGCTGGCCGATCTCCGCTCGATGCTCCCCCCGCGCGAAGCGGCCAAGCAGTCGCCGCAACTAGCGCTCCTATGCCGCACGCTCGATCAACTTCGCGCCGCTGTCGATCTCGGGCTCTCGACCCTCTACGCCGATCTGGCCGATATTCGCGAGTACAAAGAGGCAACCGCCATTGCTGCCGACAAAAACGTGCAGCTGTTCCTCGCCACCACGCGCATTCAAAAGCCCGATGAGATGGGGATCTTTCGCGCCATTGCCAAACACTGTGAAGGGGAACGTCGAGCGGCGGGAATTCTCGTACGCAACCTCTCGGGGATGCGATTTTTTGCCGAGCGTGGCACTCCCTGGATCGCCGACTACTCGCTGAATGTCGCCAACGATCTCACCGCCGCTTTGCTCCACGAAAAAGGAGCCCAGCGCATCACGCCGTCGTACGATCTCAATCGCGATCAGCTCGTCGATCTGGTGTCGGCTGTTCCACCGGCCTGGCTCGAAGTGGTGGTCCACCAGCACATGCCGATGTTCCACATGGAGCACTGCGTCTTCTGCGCGGTTCTCTCGCCCGGCACAAATAAAACCAACTGCGGCCGCCCTTGCGACACGCATGACGTCAAGCTGCGCGATCGGGTGGGGATGCTCCATCCACTGAAGGCCGATGTCGGCTGCCGCAATACACTGTTTAACGCAACGCCGCAAAGTGCTGCGGAAGTGGTTCCTCAGCTCCTGAAGCTTGGAGTCCAAACATTCCGCGTTGAACTCCTCGATCAGAAGCCCGACGAGTTGCCCGAGATCGTGGGGCTCTATCAGCAGCTGCTCGCCGACGAAGTTTCGGCCCGCGATGTCTGGTCGAAGCTCAAGGCGGCCAATCGAACCGGCGTGACGCGCGGAACGCTCGAAGAGCGTCGAGATCCTCTCGCCATTTTGTAG
- a CDS encoding rhamnulokinase family protein, whose translation MSQASKVYLAADLGASSGRVVGGIFTGSSLSLEEVYRFDNGGVSAAGKLQWDVLSQWSSMVRGLRAAGAQFQGRVASVGVDTWGVDFGLLGRNDELLGNPYHYRDSRTKGMYDQAFQLVSKEQIFAETGLQFMEFNTVYQLLSMKLSQSPLLDLAEHLLMMPDLFHWLLTGEKGNEYTDASTTQLVSPFARDWSRDLASKLGIPTNIFGKMLQPGTVLGGLRKGVEEDTGLSGVKVVLPGTHDTASAVMAVPAASVPGSKPDWCYISSGTWSLMGVETPEPIVSPRCYQLNFTNEGGIGGTTRLLKNITGLWLVQQCRAQWKQEGHEFGWQELTRRAEEHLPLQSLVNPDDAAFVAPRDMPAAIRDYCSRTGQIVPPTEGAVIRCALESLALRYRMVLAMLEELIGGEIKTIHIVGGGTQNRLLCQMTADACNRRVVAGPVEATAIGNVMMQAVADGGVASIAEAREVIRKSFKVEEYYPKMPWPWNDAYAKFQKLIGG comes from the coding sequence ATGTCGCAAGCTTCGAAGGTCTATTTGGCCGCTGATCTCGGTGCCTCGAGTGGTCGCGTGGTCGGTGGCATTTTCACAGGTAGTTCTCTCTCGCTCGAAGAGGTCTATCGCTTCGACAACGGCGGCGTCAGTGCAGCTGGCAAATTGCAGTGGGATGTCCTGAGCCAATGGTCGAGTATGGTCCGTGGTTTGCGCGCCGCTGGTGCCCAGTTCCAAGGACGTGTCGCCAGTGTCGGCGTCGATACCTGGGGTGTCGACTTTGGTCTCCTGGGGCGGAACGACGAACTCCTCGGCAATCCCTATCACTATCGCGACTCGCGGACAAAGGGGATGTACGACCAAGCCTTTCAGCTGGTCTCGAAGGAGCAAATTTTCGCCGAGACTGGGCTCCAGTTCATGGAGTTCAACACGGTGTATCAGCTGCTTTCGATGAAGCTCTCCCAAAGCCCGCTGCTCGATCTGGCCGAGCACCTGCTGATGATGCCCGACCTGTTTCACTGGCTCCTCACCGGTGAAAAAGGGAACGAATATACCGACGCCAGCACCACGCAGCTCGTCAGCCCGTTTGCCCGCGACTGGTCGCGCGATCTGGCGAGCAAACTCGGCATCCCGACGAACATTTTTGGGAAGATGCTGCAGCCTGGCACTGTGCTGGGGGGGCTCCGTAAGGGGGTCGAAGAAGATACGGGGCTCAGTGGCGTGAAAGTGGTGCTCCCAGGCACGCACGATACCGCCTCGGCGGTGATGGCGGTGCCGGCGGCGAGTGTCCCAGGTAGCAAGCCCGATTGGTGCTACATCTCGAGTGGCACCTGGTCGCTGATGGGAGTCGAAACACCCGAACCGATTGTCTCGCCGCGCTGCTACCAGCTGAACTTCACCAACGAAGGTGGCATTGGCGGCACCACGCGTCTGCTCAAGAACATCACCGGCCTCTGGCTCGTGCAGCAATGCCGGGCTCAGTGGAAACAAGAGGGGCACGAATTCGGCTGGCAAGAGCTGACGCGCCGCGCGGAAGAACATCTGCCGCTGCAGTCGCTGGTGAATCCCGACGATGCGGCGTTTGTCGCGCCGCGCGATATGCCCGCCGCGATCCGCGACTATTGCTCGCGCACCGGTCAAATTGTGCCACCCACCGAAGGGGCCGTGATTCGCTGCGCGCTCGAGAGCCTCGCGCTTCGCTATCGCATGGTCCTTGCGATGCTTGAAGAGCTGATCGGCGGCGAGATCAAAACGATTCATATCGTCGGCGGTGGTACCCAAAACCGACTCCTCTGCCAAATGACCGCCGATGCCTGCAATCGGCGCGTCGTCGCAGGTCCGGTCGAAGCGACCGCGATTGGCAACGTGATGATGCAAGCGGTCGCCGATGGTGGTGTCGCCAGCATTGCCGAAGCGCGTGAAGTGATTCGCAAGAGCTTCAAAGTGGAAGAGTACTACCCCAAGATGCCGTGGCCTTGGAACGACGCCTACGCGAAGTTTCAAAAGCTGATCGGCGGCTAA